TTCGGGGGCGATGCCGGCGTCTTTCCAGAGTGCGAGTTCCTTTTTGTGGGTGCCGCTGTCGTCGCCCCGGCTGACGAAGGCGGCATTGCTGCCCGCGATCCGGTTCAGGGCCGCGGCAGCGGTTTCGGCGGTGGCTACGCCGGCCGGATCCTCTGCCGGGCCGATGACCACGAAATCATTATACATGATCTCCCGCCGGTGGGGGCCGTGGCCTGCCGCCACGAAGGCTTCCTCCGAGGCGCGGGAATGCACGAGGATCGCGTCCACATCGCCCGCCTCGCCCAGCCGTAGAGCCTGCCCCGTGCCCACGACCAGAAGCTGCACCTCAAGGCCGGTTTCCGCCTCGATCGCGGGCAGCAGTACATCGGCCAGCCCGGAGTTGTGAAAGGAGGTGGTGACGGCCATTTTGAGCGTTTCGGCCGCAAGTGGCGCGGACAGGCCAAGCGCAGCGGTCAGGGCAAGTAAAAGGGTGCGGATCATTCGACAATGTCTCCGTTGAGGAAGGCGCGGGCTTCCGGTGTTTGGGGATCGGTGAAGAAGGCGGGCGCGGCGGCGGCTTCGTGGATGCGGCCAGCGCGCAGGAAGAGGATGTCGTCGGCGAGCCTGCGGGCCTGCCCCATGTCGTGGGTGGACATCACGATCCGCACGCCTGCCGCGCGGGCCTCGCTCAGGATCGCCTCGATTTCGCGGGTGGCGCGGCCATCGAGATTGGCGCAGGGCTCATCGAGGAGCAGGATCTGCGGCTTGCGGATCAGGGCGCGGGCGAGGGCAAGCTTCTGCTTCTCGCCGCCCGAAAGCACCGTGGCCATGCGCCCGGCGGCCTCGCCAAGGCCCACGCGCGCCGCCCAGTCTTCGGCCTGTGTGCGGGCTTGCGTTTTCGGCGTCCCGTGGGTCAGCAGCGGGTAGGCGATGCTGTCCACCACGGAGCGGCGCATCATGATCGGGGACTGGAACACATAGGCCTGATGGGCGCGGGTTTGCGCCTCGGGCACGGCCCATGCCACCGACCCCTCGCGCGCGCGCTCAAGCCCGTGCATCAGCCGCAGCAGCGTTGTCTTGCCCGACCCATTGGGCCCTATGAGGATCGTTGTGCCGGTGCTGCCGATGGTCAGATCCACTGGGCCGATCAGCCGCTTGCCGCGCCGCTGGACGGTGGCGCCTGTCAGCGTGAGGGGGAGGATGCCAGCTACCATCGGCTTTCGCTTTCCGTGCGCGAGAGCCCGTGGATCAGAAGGTTCACGAGGATCGCCAGCCCGATCAGCACGAAGCCGAGTGCCAGCGCCAGCGCGAAATTGCCCTTGCCGGTTTCCAGCGCGATGGCGGTGGTGAGCACCCGCGTGGCGTGATCGATGTTGCCGCCAACGATCATGATCGCCCCCACCTCGCCGATGGCGCGGCCAAAGCCCGCGAGCGCCGCTGTGAGCAGGGCGCGGCGGCCGTCCCACAGGAGCGCGCGGATGCGCTGGGCTTTCGTGGTGTTCAGCGAGATCAGCAGATCGTGGTATTCCGCCCAGAGATCGCGGATCGCCTGATGGCTGATCGAGGCGATGAGCGGCGTGATGATGATCACCTGCGCAATGATCATGGCCGTGGGCGTGAACAGCAGCCCGAAGACGCCAAAGGGCCCCGAACGCGACAGCAGCAAATAGACGATCAGCCCCACCACCACCGGCGGCAGCCCCATCAGCGCGTTCATCACGGCAATGGTGGCGCGGCGGTGGCGGAAGCGGTTCACCGCGAGCCAGGCCCCGAAGGGCAGGCCGATGGCGGCGGCGATGGCCGTGGCCGTCAGCGTCACCTGCAGGGAGCGCAGGGTGATCTCAATCAGGTCGGGATCCAGCGTCACCACCAGCCGCCCGGCCTCGATCAGGCCTGCGAGGATGTCATTCATGGTGGCGCAACGTCTTGTCTTTCCCCGGAAGTCTGGGTGTCTGGCGGGCAGAGTGGCAAAAACCCCGGCCCCTGCAAAGGGACATTTTGGGGCCGTCCAAGGTCATTTTGGCCGGGCGGGCAGGGGCTTTCGAAAGGCGGCCCCAAGGCCCGAAAGCCTGCGGCCCAGCCAGCGGGAGGCTAGCCCGGCCGCCATGCCGGACGGAAATTCGCTGCGGATCAGCGCCACGGCCTCAGACTCGCTCAGGGCAGCGATACGGCGCACGGTGCCGTCGAACTCCGCCGGACCATAGCGCGCCAGCCGCTGGTTGGCCTGAAAGCCGATCCGGTAGTTATGCCTGAGCGCCTTTGCGCAGGTGGCCTCGTAGCGGGTCAGCGCGCGGGCGTCGCCCTTCAGAAGCGTGGCGCTCAGCGCCGCGCCCAGCAGACGGCCGTAGTCGATCACGATTCGCAGGCCCTCACCCACGGTGGGCGTGGCGAAATTGGCCGCATCCCCGGTGCGGACCGCATCGCCGAAGACTAGCTTCGGCGCGTAGGGCACCGACGGCAGTGTTCCTGCGTTCACCCGCAGCACCTCGCCGATCTCCAGCCCCATACGCGCGGGCATGTCAGAGGCGAGAAACCGCGCCATTAGATCTTTCGGATTGGCGGAACTGTCGGGGTGGATCACCCCTGCGCCGATGCGGATATGGCCGTGGGAGTCGGGAAAGGCCCAGCCGTAGCCCGATGGCACGGCGCTCCCCAGAAAGATGATGCCGCGATCTGGTCGGGCGCTGCCGATGGGCGTTTCATACTCGATGCCAACGCCGATCCGTTCAGGCTTGGGCACATCCCCAAGCGCCGCCATCACCGCACCGTGCCAGCCCGAAGCATCGACGATCTTGCGCGCGAACACCTCCCGTTCGCCGCGTCCGCGCTCGCGGATCACCGCGCGAATACCGCCGCTCACGCGCTTGGCCGAGAGAAATTTCGTACCGCAGAGAAGCGTGCGGTTCTCGTGCTCGGAGCGCGCGGCGAGCCAGCGGTAGAGCCCCGTCACGTCCAGCACCGCCGCCTTGTGGGTGGTCAGGTCATGGCCGCTTTGGGCGGTGTCGGCGTAGAACTCCATCCGGTTCAGCACATGGTAGAGATGGGCGGGGATGCCCAGATCCTCCAGATCGCGCACCCAGGAACAGCCAGAGGTGCGCACCGGAAGGCCGATCTCGCGGTCCTGGTGGACGATCAAAACGCGCAGCTCCGGCGCGAGCGCTTCGGCCACCGAAAGCCCGGCCGGGCCGCCGCCCACGATCAAAACATCAAACGAATCTTCTTTAAACATGCTCCGATCCTACTGCAGCCAGCGCGCTGCGCGGTTGCGTTTTCGCCGCAGGGGGCAGGGACGAGGCAAGAAAATGCCGCCCGGCTGCACACCGGGCGGCGGAGGTGGGGCGCCGTGGGGACGGCACCCGGGGATGAAAGGGCCTAGAAGAAGCCAAGCTTGTTGGGGTTGTAGGAGACGAGCAGGTTTTTCGTCTGCTGGTAGTGGTCCAGCATCATCTTGTGGTTTTCCCGTCCGATGCCCGATTGCTTGTAGCCGCCGAAGGCCGCATGGGCCGGGTAGGCGTGGTAGTTGTTCACCCAGACGCGCCCGGCCTCGATCGACCGGCCAAAGCGGTAGCACCGGTTCGCATCGCGCGACCACACACCCGCGCCCAGCCCGTACATCGTGTCATTGGCCAGCTGCAGCGCTTCCTCTTCCGTCTTGAAGGTGGTCACCGAGACAACCGGCCCGAAGATCTCCTCCTGGAAGACGCGCATCTTGTTGTGACCCTTCAGGATCGTCGGCTGGATGTAATAACCGCCTGCCAGATCCCCTGCAAATTCCGCCGCCGCGCCGCCGGCCAGCACCTGCGCGCCTTCCTCGGCCCCGATCTGCAGGTAGGAGAGGATCTTCTCCTGCTGCTCGGCACTGGCCTGCGCGCCCACCATGGTCTCCATCAGGCGCGGATCGCCCTGTTTGATGGCCTTCACCCGCGCGATGGCGCGTTCGATGAAGGCCTCGTAGATGTCTTCCTGAATGAGCGCGCGCGAGGGGCAGGTGCAGACCTCGCCCTGGTTGAAGGCAAAGAGCACAAAGCCCTCGACCGCCTTGTCGAGGAAGGCGTCATCCGCCGCCATCACGTCGGAGAAGAAGATGTTGGGGCTCTTGCCGCCCAGTTCCAGCGTCACCGGGATCAGGTTCGCGGTGGCGTATTGCATGATCATGCGGCCGGTGTGGGTGGAACCGGTGAAGGCGATCTTGGCGATGCGGTTGCTCTTGGCGAGCGGCGCGCCAACTTCCGGGCCATAGCCGTTGACGACGTTCAGCACGCCATCGGGCAGCAGATCGGCGATCAGCTCCACCAGCACCATGATCGCCGCCGGCGTCTGCTCCGCCGGTTTCAGCACGATGCAATTGCCTGCCGCCAGTGCCGGGGCCAGCTTCCACGCGGCCATCAGGATCGAGAAGTTCCACGGGATGATCTGCCCCACCACGCCGAGCGGCTCGTGGTAATGATAGGCCACGGTGTCGGCGTCGATCTCGCTCATGTTGCCTTCCTGCCCGCGCAGCACGCCCGCGAAATAGCGGAAGTGATCCACAGAAAGCGGGATGTCGGCGAGCGAGGTTTCCCGGATCGGCTTGCCGTTGTCCCAGGTCTCGGCCTTGGCGAGGATGTCGATATTGGCTTCCAGCCGGTCGGCGATCTTCAGCAGCAGGTTGGAGCGCTCCGCAGCCGAGGTGCGCCCCCAGGCCGCGCGGGCGGCATGGGCCGCGTCCAGCGCCGCTTCCACGTCTGCCGCGTCCGAGCGCGCCACTTCGCACACAACCGCCCCGGTGATCGGGGTGATGTTGTCGAAGTAGCGGCCACTGGCGGGCGGGGTGAAGCGGCCACCGATGAAATTGTCGTAGCGCGCCTTGAAGGGCGATGTGTACAGGTCGCTTGCGACCTCGGTCATCTCGTTCATTGGGGTCTCCTCCTCATCAGCCCGGATCCTCCATCCGGGGCAAGTGGGAGGCAGCTTGCGCGCTGCCCGGCGCGCGCGCAGCCGGGGCGCTTGGGCGGCGGCGGACGGTGTGTCTCAGCCCTGAGACACCTGCCGGTCCTTTTCGCTCAACCCGAGGCGTTTCATACGCCGATACAGCGTGGCGCGGCCGATCCCAAGCTGGCGCGCGGCTTCCGAGACATTGCCATCCGAGCGCGCCAGCGCCCGAATCACCGCCGCGCGCTCGGCCTTCTCAAAGCCCGTCGGCCCGTCGTCCCGGCCCAGCAGATCCGCCGCCGGGCGCGGGGCAAGCGCGCCCTCAGCCGCCAGCCCGAAGATCCGCCGCGCCTCCCGCGTGGCCCCGATCACCAGATCATCACCGTCCACCGCCAGCAGCGTCGCCGCCTCGGCGTCCTCGCCGTCGGCCACGAGGATGCGCGCCATGCAATAGGCGGCGCGGAAGTTGGCCTCCTCGATGGCGCGGGCGGTCTGGGCCACTTGCGCGGCGATGAGCCGGTTGAACCCCTCGGTCTGATCGACGCGGGCCGAAGAGACATCTAGCGCCCCAAGGATCTGCCCGCTCGCGCCATAGATCGGCGCATCGATGCAGCTCATCGCGGTGTTGCGCGCATAGAAATGCTCGTCGCGGTGAATGATGATTTTTCTGTTTTCGATCAGACAGGTACCGATGCCGTTGGTGCCCTCCTGCGCCTCGCTCCAATCCGCGCCCTGGGCCAGCCCCCAGCTGTCAAACACCGAGGCCTCCGCCTCGCGCACCCGCCGGTCCAGCACCACGCCGGCGCTGTCGGTCAGCAGCACGGCACAGCCCGATTGTCCGACGAGGGAAAACAGCCGGTCCAGCCGCGGCCCGGCCACCGTCAGGAGCTTCTCCATCGCGCCCCGGCGCTCGCGCAGATCGCTGCCGTCCACCCGGTCCGGCGCGCGCCGCTCCCCGGGATCGAGTCCGTGTTTCTCCGCCGAGCGCCGCCAGCTCGCCGCCAGCCGCGAACGCGCTGCCGCCGAAGGCGAAAGCGCCACGCGCAACACATGCTCCACATGGGCGCTATGGGTCATCGGCCCCTCCTCTCATCCTGACGGGCAGAGTAGGCGCAAGGCCCGCGCGCAGGCAATCCCGGCGCGCGCCCCCTCATCTTGGCAAAAATATCCCGGAGCGCGAGGCAGAGCCTCGCAAGAAATCCTTAGGCTTTCACTCGCTCGGAGGTGGGATCATACATCGGCTTCAGGCTCACCTCTGCCGCCACCCGCCGGCCCGCCACTTCGATCTCATAAGCCGAGGCCAGCACATCGGCGGCTTTCTCCCCGGCGCAGGGCACATAGCCCAGCCCCACGGCCCCGCCCAGCGTGTGGCCGTAGTTGCCCGAGGTCAGGAAGCCCACCACCGCACCGTCGCGCAGGATCGGCTCGGCGTGATAGAGCAGCGGCTCGGGCTCGGTCAGGCGGAACTGCAGCATCCGCATCTTCGGCCCGCTCTCCTTGCGTGCGGCCACGGCGGCGCGGCCGATGAAATCGCCCTTGTCCACCTTCACCGCAAAACCGAGGCCCGCATCCACCGGGTTGTCCTCCGGGGTGATGTCATGGCCGAAGTGGCGATAGCCCTTCTCGATGCGCAGGCTGTCCATCATATGCATCCCGCAAAGCTTCAGCCCCATCTCCTGACCCGCCGCGTGCAGGGTCTCAAACACATGGCCCGCCATGTCGGCAGACACGTAGACTTCCCAGCCCAGCTCGCCCACGTAGGTCACGCGGTGCACCCGGGCGAGGCCCATGCCGATCTCGATCTCCTGTGCCGTGCCAAAGGGGTTGGCCGCATTGCTGAAATCATTGGGCGAGACCTTTTCCAGCAGCCTGCGCGCATTTGGCCCCATTACCGCCAGCACCCCCTCCGCCGCCGTCAAATCGGTGATCACCACGTTAAAATCTCCCACATGGCGGCGTAGGCGGGTCTCATCCGCCAGCCGCGTCGCCGCTGGGGTGACCATCAGGTAAGCGGTTTCGGAAAGCCGCGTCACCGTCACATCGGCCTCGATCCCGCCAAGGGCGTTGAGCATCTGGGTGTAGACGATCTTGCCCACGGGCACGGCCATCTCCCCGCCGCACATGTGGTTGAGGAAGGCTTCGGCATCGCGCCCCTCGATGCGGATCTTGCCGAAGGAGGACATGTCATACATCCCCACGTTCTCCCGCACCGCGTGGTGTTCGCGCGCGCTGTTTTCAAACCAGTTCTGCCGCTTCCAGCTGTAGTTATAGGCGCGCTTCTGCCCCGGATCGGCAAACCAGTTGGCGCGCTCCCAGCCCGCAAGCTCGCCCATCACCGCGCCCTGCTCCAGCAGCTGCGCATGGAAGGGCGTGCGGCGGATCCCGCGGGCGGTGGCTTTCTGGCGGTAAGGGAAGTGATCGGCATAGAGCAGGCCGAGCGTCTCCTTGGAGCGTTCGAACAGATAGTGCTTGTTGCCTTGAAAGGGCTGCATCCGCGCGATGTCCACGTCGCCCAGATCAAAAGGCTTCTCGCCGCTGTCCATCCACTCCGCCAGCGCCATGCCCGCGCCACCCGCCGACTGGATGCCGATGGAGTTGAACCCGGCGGCCACCCAGACATTCTCCATCCCCGGCGCGAGGCCAAGGTGGTAGGCGTCATCCGGTGTGAAGCTTTCGGGGCCGTTGAAGAAGGTGTGGATGCCGGCCTCGGCCAGCATCGGCAGGCGGTTGACGGCGGCCTCAAGGATCGGCTCGAAATGGTCGAAATCCTCCGGGAGCTGATCGAACTCGAAGTTCTCCGGAATGCCGTTCATGCCCCAGGGCTTGGCGTTGGGCTCGAAAGCCCCGAGCAGGATCTTGCCCGCGTCTTCCTTGTAGTAGGCGCATTCATCCGGCACCCGCAGCACCGGAAGCTGCGTCAGGCCGGGAATGTTTTCGGTGACGATGTAGAAATGTTCGCAGGCGTGCAGCGGCACGTTCACCCCGGCCATGCGGCCCACCTCATGGCCCCACATGCCGGCGCAGTTCACGATCATGTCGCAAGCGATATGGCCGCTCTCTTCGCCCTGCTGCCAATCGACTCCCGTCACCCGCAGGCCCGTTTTGCGGATCGCGGTGACCTTGGTGCGCTCGAAGACTTTCGCGCCGTTCTGCTTCGCGCCCTTGGCCAGCGCCAGCGCGATATTGGCCGGATCGCCTTGCCCATCCTTGGGCAGATAGACACCCGCCAGCACGCCCTCGGTGTTCAGATGCGGGTATTTCGCCTTCACCTCCTCCGGCGTGATAGGATCGACCTCCACCCCGAAGGCGCGCGCCATGCTGGCCTGACGCAGGATCTCCTCCTTGCGGTGCTCGGTGAGCGCCACGGTGATCGAGCCGACCCGCTTGAAGCCCGTGGCCACGCCGGTTTCAGCTTCGAGCCCGCCGTAGAGTTCCTGCGAGTATTTCGCGAGCTTCGTCATGTTCTGGGTGGCGCGCAGCTGGGCGATGAGGCCTGCGGCGTGCCAAGTGGTGCCCGAAGTGAGCTGCTTGCGCTCCAGCAACACAACATCCTGCCAGCCCTTCTTGGCCAGATGGTAGGCAATAGAACAGCCGATCACGCCGCCGCCGATGATCACGACGCGGGCTTTTGCGGGGAGGGTCATGCGGGGAACTCCTGTGGCGGGATGAGCACCAGTTTGCCGGGGTAGCGCTTGCTCTGGAAATCGGCCTGCGCGGCGTGGATCTCCTGCAAGGGGTAGGTGTTGGAGACGAGCGGGCGCAGGCGGCCCGAGATCACCAGATCGATCAGCGCGGCGAAAGTCTCGCGCGGCTGGTAGGTGGAGCCCGCCAGATTGAGATCCTTAAGGTAAATCTTGCGCAGGTCCGTCTCCACCATCGGCCCGGCGATCGCGCCCGATACGGCGTAGGTGCCGCCGGGGCGCAGGGCGTCGATCAGGGCACCAAAGCCCGCGCCGCCGACCACGTCGGCCACGCAGTCAAAAGCATCGCGCGGCGGGGTTTCCTCGCGCAGCAGGATCTCGGTTGCCCCGGCGGCGCGCACGGCTTCCGCCTTGCTGGCCGAGGTGAGCCCCGTCACATGCGCGCCCTGCAGATGGGCCAGTTGCACGGCGGCCATGCCGACGCCGCCCGAAGCCCCGGTGATCAGCACGCGCTTGCCTGCCGCCACGCCCGCGCGGCTCAGAAGCGCGACTGCGGTGCCGAAGGCGCAGGGGATGGCGGCGATCTCGATGTCGCTCAGGGGCGAAGCGCCGACGTCATACAGGTCGGCCACGGGCAGGGCGCAGAACTGCGCGAAAGCGCCGTCGCGTTCGCTACCGATGCACTCCATGCCGAAGGGGTTTTCCGCCGTCGGACGGGGCATCACCAGCGGGGCGGTGACGCGCTTGCCAAGCCAGTCAGCCTCCACGCCCGCGCCAAGCGCCGCGACCGTGCCGCAAAGATCGCCGCCCTGCACCAGCGGGAAGGGCAGCGCCCCGGCCCATCCACCAGAGGACTCCTCATCCAAGGCGACACCTTCTCCCGTCGCGCCGCTAACCTCCTCGGCATACCACCCGAGGCGGGTGTTGATGTCGGTGTTGTTCATCCCGGCGGCATGAACGCGGATCAGCGCCTCGCCCGCCTTGGGCTGCGGCACGGGCAGATCCTCTCGCCAGACAAGCTTCTCCGGCCCGCCATGACCGGTGAGCACAACGCCTTTCATCAGGGGGGGCAGGGCATCCATCAGGCATTCTCTCCGGTGATCTCATGGCCCGCCGCTTCCAGCGCGCCGGCAAGCGTTGCAATGTGGTCGGGGCCGACCTCGCAGCAGCCGCCCACGAAGCACGCGCCGGCGGCGACCCAGCCCATGGCGAAGCTCGCGTAGGCGTCGGGCGTCAGATCAGTGCGCGCGGCTAGCACATCGGCGGTGCCGCCGATGGCGAGGCTGTCGATCCCGGTGAAGCCGTTGCCATAGGCTCCGAAGGACAGGCCCGCTTCCGCCAGCAAATGCAGGTTGCCGCTGATCACCTCGGGCTTGCTGCAGTTGAGCATGATGCCTGTTGGCGCAAGATCCTTCAGCAGCGCGACGGCCTCCGAAAGCGGCTCGCCGGAGCGCAACGTGGGGCTGCCATCATCCTTCAACGTCACGGCAACCCATGTGGGCAGGCCGGTGTCCAGCGCGGCGCGGGTGGCGGCTTCGATCTCGCTCAAGGCCGACAATGTTTCGGCCAGCACCAGATCGCTGGCCTCGGCCTGAGCTTCGATGATCTCGGCATAGAGCGGCAGCAGCTCGGCCACGGAAATCGCCATGTCGGGCCGGTAGGAGCCGTGCAGCGGCGAGAGGCAGGCGGCGATCTTGGTGCCGGGCGCGCCGGCGGCTTCGCGCGCGGCATGGGCCAGATCGATCGCGCGCTGTTGCAGGGGGGAAAACATCTCTGCCGCGCCTTCGCGGGCCAGCCGCTCGGGCGTGGTGGAATAGGTGTTCAGCGTCAGCACCTTTGCGCCCGCGCGCAGGAAATCCTCGTGCACGGCCTGCACGATCTCCGGTTCCTCCATCAACACCTTGGCCGACCACAAGGGGTGCGGCTTCATGGATGAGCGGCGCAGAAGCTCCTGCCCGGTGCCGCCATCCTTGAGCATGATCTGCGCCACGGCTGCCTCCTAGGCCCGGATGCGGGCGTTCTCGGGATCCCAGAGCGGCGCATCTTCCTGCACCGTGGCCGGGAACCTCTGCCCGAAAATCTCCACCTCAAGCTTGGTGCCCGGTTCGCAGAGATCGGCGCGCAGCATGGCGAGCGCCACCGAGGCCTCCACCCGGTAGCCATAGCCGCCGGAGGTCGTCTCGCCGACGATCTCGCCGCCGTGCCAAAGGTTGGACATGTAGGGGGCGTCGAACTCCGGGCTGTCCACGATCAGCGTGGCAAAGCGCTTGGCCACGCCGCGCTGCTTCTCGGCCAGAAGCGCAGCTTTGCCGGGGAAGTCCTGCGGCTTGTCAAGCTTGATGAACCGGTCCAGCCCGCCTTCGAGCAGCGAATAATCGGTGGACAGATCGCCCTTCCACGCCCGGTAGCCCTTCTCCAGCCGCAAGCTGTTGAGCGCATACATGCCGAAGGGCTTGGCCCCGGCGGCGGTGAGCGCATCCCAGATCGCGGGCGAGGCCTCCGGCGCGCAGTGGATCTCCCAACCCAATTCACCGGCAAAGGACACGCGCACCAGCGCGGCTTCCTGCCCGGCGACATGGCCCTCAAGGCTTGTGGTCAGCCAGCCCTTGGAAAGATCGTGGTCGGTGAGCGGCGCGAGGATTTCGCGCGACTTCGGCCCTGTCAGCAGCAGGCATTCCACATCCTTGGTGTGGTCCGTCACCGTCACGCCCTCCGGCGCGTTGCGGCGCAGCAGATCGGCATCGTGCCATTGCGCCACTGCGGCGGTGATCAGCCCCACTTCACTGTCGCTGTGCACCATGCAGGACATCTCCGTCACGATGCGGCCGCGATCATCGGCGAAGTAGATAAGCCCGATGCGCCCCGGTGCGGGCAGGCGCGAGGCGGTGAGGCTGTCCACATAGTCCTTCGCGCCCGGCCCCTCGACCTTGAAGCGGCTGAAGCCGGTGATCGGCAGGATGCCCGCCCCATCGCGCACGGCTTCGCATTCCTCCCGCACGCGCGGCTCCCACGGGCCTTTGCGGGCGAAGGTATGGGTGGCCTCTTCCGAGGTGTCATCGCCCGTTTTGGCGTACCAGTTCGCCCGCTCCCAGCCGTTGTAGGCGCCCATCTGGGCTCCCG
The sequence above is drawn from the Pseudoruegeria sp. SHC-113 genome and encodes:
- a CDS encoding substrate-binding domain-containing protein, yielding MIRTLLLALTAALGLSAPLAAETLKMAVTTSFHNSGLADVLLPAIEAETGLEVQLLVVGTGQALRLGEAGDVDAILVHSRASEEAFVAAGHGPHRREIMYNDFVVIGPAEDPAGVATAETAAAALNRIAGSNAAFVSRGDDSGTHKKELALWKDAGIAPEGSWYRSAGSGMGAALNTAAGMNAYILADRASWLNFGNKGALALLFSGDPVLFNQYAYLPVSTEKHPHVNGDGAARLETWLTKDTAKALINGYQIAGEQLFTFNARAN
- a CDS encoding energy-coupling factor ABC transporter ATP-binding protein, translated to MVAGILPLTLTGATVQRRGKRLIGPVDLTIGSTGTTILIGPNGSGKTTLLRLMHGLERAREGSVAWAVPEAQTRAHQAYVFQSPIMMRRSVVDSIAYPLLTHGTPKTQARTQAEDWAARVGLGEAAGRMATVLSGGEKQKLALARALIRKPQILLLDEPCANLDGRATREIEAILSEARAAGVRIVMSTHDMGQARRLADDILFLRAGRIHEAAAAPAFFTDPQTPEARAFLNGDIVE
- a CDS encoding ABC transporter permease encodes the protein MNDILAGLIEAGRLVVTLDPDLIEITLRSLQVTLTATAIAAAIGLPFGAWLAVNRFRHRRATIAVMNALMGLPPVVVGLIVYLLLSRSGPFGVFGLLFTPTAMIIAQVIIITPLIASISHQAIRDLWAEYHDLLISLNTTKAQRIRALLWDGRRALLTAALAGFGRAIGEVGAIMIVGGNIDHATRVLTTAIALETGKGNFALALALGFVLIGLAILVNLLIHGLSRTESESRW
- a CDS encoding NAD(P)/FAD-dependent oxidoreductase, giving the protein MFKEDSFDVLIVGGGPAGLSVAEALAPELRVLIVHQDREIGLPVRTSGCSWVRDLEDLGIPAHLYHVLNRMEFYADTAQSGHDLTTHKAAVLDVTGLYRWLAARSEHENRTLLCGTKFLSAKRVSGGIRAVIRERGRGEREVFARKIVDASGWHGAVMAALGDVPKPERIGVGIEYETPIGSARPDRGIIFLGSAVPSGYGWAFPDSHGHIRIGAGVIHPDSSANPKDLMARFLASDMPARMGLEIGEVLRVNAGTLPSVPYAPKLVFGDAVRTGDAANFATPTVGEGLRIVIDYGRLLGAALSATLLKGDARALTRYEATCAKALRHNYRIGFQANQRLARYGPAEFDGTVRRIAALSESEAVALIRSEFPSGMAAGLASRWLGRRLSGLGAAFRKPLPARPK
- a CDS encoding aldehyde dehydrogenase family protein → MNEMTEVASDLYTSPFKARYDNFIGGRFTPPASGRYFDNITPITGAVVCEVARSDAADVEAALDAAHAARAAWGRTSAAERSNLLLKIADRLEANIDILAKAETWDNGKPIRETSLADIPLSVDHFRYFAGVLRGQEGNMSEIDADTVAYHYHEPLGVVGQIIPWNFSILMAAWKLAPALAAGNCIVLKPAEQTPAAIMVLVELIADLLPDGVLNVVNGYGPEVGAPLAKSNRIAKIAFTGSTHTGRMIMQYATANLIPVTLELGGKSPNIFFSDVMAADDAFLDKAVEGFVLFAFNQGEVCTCPSRALIQEDIYEAFIERAIARVKAIKQGDPRLMETMVGAQASAEQQEKILSYLQIGAEEGAQVLAGGAAAEFAGDLAGGYYIQPTILKGHNKMRVFQEEIFGPVVSVTTFKTEEEALQLANDTMYGLGAGVWSRDANRCYRFGRSIEAGRVWVNNYHAYPAHAAFGGYKQSGIGRENHKMMLDHYQQTKNLLVSYNPNKLGFF
- a CDS encoding helix-turn-helix domain-containing protein, which codes for MTHSAHVEHVLRVALSPSAAARSRLAASWRRSAEKHGLDPGERRAPDRVDGSDLRERRGAMEKLLTVAGPRLDRLFSLVGQSGCAVLLTDSAGVVLDRRVREAEASVFDSWGLAQGADWSEAQEGTNGIGTCLIENRKIIIHRDEHFYARNTAMSCIDAPIYGASGQILGALDVSSARVDQTEGFNRLIAAQVAQTARAIEEANFRAAYCMARILVADGEDAEAATLLAVDGDDLVIGATREARRIFGLAAEGALAPRPAADLLGRDDGPTGFEKAERAAVIRALARSDGNVSEAARQLGIGRATLYRRMKRLGLSEKDRQVSQG
- a CDS encoding FAD-dependent oxidoreductase translates to MTLPAKARVVIIGGGVIGCSIAYHLAKKGWQDVVLLERKQLTSGTTWHAAGLIAQLRATQNMTKLAKYSQELYGGLEAETGVATGFKRVGSITVALTEHRKEEILRQASMARAFGVEVDPITPEEVKAKYPHLNTEGVLAGVYLPKDGQGDPANIALALAKGAKQNGAKVFERTKVTAIRKTGLRVTGVDWQQGEESGHIACDMIVNCAGMWGHEVGRMAGVNVPLHACEHFYIVTENIPGLTQLPVLRVPDECAYYKEDAGKILLGAFEPNAKPWGMNGIPENFEFDQLPEDFDHFEPILEAAVNRLPMLAEAGIHTFFNGPESFTPDDAYHLGLAPGMENVWVAAGFNSIGIQSAGGAGMALAEWMDSGEKPFDLGDVDIARMQPFQGNKHYLFERSKETLGLLYADHFPYRQKATARGIRRTPFHAQLLEQGAVMGELAGWERANWFADPGQKRAYNYSWKRQNWFENSAREHHAVRENVGMYDMSSFGKIRIEGRDAEAFLNHMCGGEMAVPVGKIVYTQMLNALGGIEADVTVTRLSETAYLMVTPAATRLADETRLRRHVGDFNVVITDLTAAEGVLAVMGPNARRLLEKVSPNDFSNAANPFGTAQEIEIGMGLARVHRVTYVGELGWEVYVSADMAGHVFETLHAAGQEMGLKLCGMHMMDSLRIEKGYRHFGHDITPEDNPVDAGLGFAVKVDKGDFIGRAAVAARKESGPKMRMLQFRLTEPEPLLYHAEPILRDGAVVGFLTSGNYGHTLGGAVGLGYVPCAGEKAADVLASAYEIEVAGRRVAAEVSLKPMYDPTSERVKA
- a CDS encoding zinc-binding dehydrogenase; this encodes MDALPPLMKGVVLTGHGGPEKLVWREDLPVPQPKAGEALIRVHAAGMNNTDINTRLGWYAEEVSGATGEGVALDEESSGGWAGALPFPLVQGGDLCGTVAALGAGVEADWLGKRVTAPLVMPRPTAENPFGMECIGSERDGAFAQFCALPVADLYDVGASPLSDIEIAAIPCAFGTAVALLSRAGVAAGKRVLITGASGGVGMAAVQLAHLQGAHVTGLTSASKAEAVRAAGATEILLREETPPRDAFDCVADVVGGAGFGALIDALRPGGTYAVSGAIAGPMVETDLRKIYLKDLNLAGSTYQPRETFAALIDLVISGRLRPLVSNTYPLQEIHAAQADFQSKRYPGKLVLIPPQEFPA
- a CDS encoding homocysteine S-methyltransferase family protein, encoding MAQIMLKDGGTGQELLRRSSMKPHPLWSAKVLMEEPEIVQAVHEDFLRAGAKVLTLNTYSTTPERLAREGAAEMFSPLQQRAIDLAHAAREAAGAPGTKIAACLSPLHGSYRPDMAISVAELLPLYAEIIEAQAEASDLVLAETLSALSEIEAATRAALDTGLPTWVAVTLKDDGSPTLRSGEPLSEAVALLKDLAPTGIMLNCSKPEVISGNLHLLAEAGLSFGAYGNGFTGIDSLAIGGTADVLAARTDLTPDAYASFAMGWVAAGACFVGGCCEVGPDHIATLAGALEAAGHEITGENA